The Gloeocapsa sp. PCC 73106 DNA segment GCTAAAGCAGTCATCATCAAAACTAGAGGGGGAAAAAGAAAGTAAAAAAAGCCTTGGTTATGTTTAACTTTAGTTGAAGATAGCCAACGTACCGAGTAAGCTAAACCCAATGCTAAAAAAATCATGACTAAGTGCATAGTTATTTCTCCTGCTGTAAACGACGAACTGCTTCAATTCGAGCGGCGATCGCTTCTAATTGCTCTACACTAGCAGTGTCCAAGCTATCTGCAAAAGACGCCACCACATCAGGGTTACCCACCGCTAAAAAGTTATGGAGTTGTTCATAAGCTAGAATGGCTTGAGCTTCCAGACGCGACACCAAAGGACGCCAAGAGAAAGCGCGTTTCTCTTTAGTGCAACTGAGCCAGCCTTTTTGAGTGAGACGGTGCAAAATAGTTGTTACCGAAGCATAAGCTAATTCTCGATCGGGATCGCTTAAGATTCTCTCATGCACGTCTTTTACCGTGACAACTCCCAAGTCCCAAATGATGCTCAAAATTTCTGCCTCCAAAGGTCCTAGGGAGGTTTTACGGGGACGATAATCAGGCAAAGGAGTCATAAATATTTTAAATTCACTTTAAACCAGAATTGATCTCAAAATTAAAGTAATAGAATTATATAATTAAATTCTTACGTTAAGCAAAAATTTAATTTTCTCAAGACAGTTATTGTATAATACATCATTCTACCTATTTGACAGATTTGACATGACCACTTTTCTTATGTCTACTACACCCAAATCTAGACCTATTGAATCAATAATCGATTCAGACTTGGAGAGTCCTCAAATTATCGAAAACTCAGGGAAGACTGAGTTAGATCAACAAACCGCTTCGGTACAAGAGCATGAAGAAAACGAACACTTCTTTCAGGCGATCGCTACCTTGTACGGAAACATTGAACAGGACAAGGAACTGGGCTATATCATCAAAATTGCTGGGGTGTCCTATCGTTTGTTTATTTTTCCCGCTAAATATAGAGGATGGCTCAAACAAATAGAGAACCATCCCGATCAACCTTTATATCTCAGAGTATATCCCAAATATCAAATTATTCCCCGCAAGGATCCAGAAATTTATTTTCAAGTTGTCGCTTGGGCGGAAGAAAATCAATGGTCTGAGCCTGGAGTCTATCTTTTCCGAGGTATTTGGCAATTTGTACCCCAGGTCAGAACTCCTGTAATCTCTATTTATCGCAATCGTGGTAGCAAAGATTACACCGAAAAATTCAAAGCCACTCATCTTCCCATACTAATGCGACGGGAAGACCAAGCCGCTCCATTTCGTTTTAATCCCAAAATTAAAAAGGAAGATTTACCTGTCAGATGGTTTATTCAAGCTAAATTTAAGTTTATTCCCTCCAAAAATTGCTGGGGATGGCTCGAAGATCTAGAACCACCTACCCAGGAGATACCGCGCTACAAAAAGCCAATTAAAGCTGATGCTAAGCCTCAAGAGTATACCAAGGTAGAACATACTAAATCAGTTGCACAACAGCCTTTAACTCAAGTAACTAAGCCTAAACCTAAAACTAAGCCCCAGCTAGAGACTGACTAAATAATTCAAATTTAGATATAATAGTTCGCTGTTTACCAACAAAAAATAGTGAGCTATTATTTTGACTAAGTATTGTTAAGTAATTATGTCTGTGCATATATACTAGATAGTTAAAGGTAATAAATCTACACCTCGGGCAAAGGGTAGTTTAAATGGGTTACGCCTAATAAAGTAGGTTGGTTCGGTTAGCCAGATTAGGGCATTGATCTTTGGTAAAAAGTTAAATATTCTTGAATCAATTCCAGGTAATTAACTTTATGGTCTTACTATAAGCAATAACAATTTATCTGGAATTTGATGAATGTTTGATAATCTCCAATCGACAAGCCGAGCACAATCATGACTATTTTTGTCCCCAGTCTGCCTCTGAACCTGCTTAAAAACCGTTGGAAGTGCATTCTTGATCCTAATTTGGCCTTATCCGAGTACGGTATCACACTCGTGAAAAACTTAGGAGAGGTGATGGATTTATGGCTAGTGCGAGAATTTTGGCATATTTTAGAGGATAACTCTACATATTATGAACAGTTAACCGTGAATTCTCTTAGTGCAGGAGACGTCTCTAAAAATGAAGAATTAACCCAGATTAGGGAACAACGTTCACAGCAAGTGAAATCAACCCTGAAGGCGTGGAAACAACTGCGCTTAGAAACAGATTTGGGTCATCTCAATCTTTTTTGGGTAAATGACTCCTTGAGTGATTCCATGCTTCCTAGGGATACGGACGCTAAGATTATTTGGCGTTGGGAGTCTCTAGCGCGCAATTTAGAAGGTTTGGGTA contains these protein-coding regions:
- a CDS encoding BlaI/MecI/CopY family transcriptional regulator encodes the protein MTPLPDYRPRKTSLGPLEAEILSIIWDLGVVTVKDVHERILSDPDRELAYASVTTILHRLTQKGWLSCTKEKRAFSWRPLVSRLEAQAILAYEQLHNFLAVGNPDVVASFADSLDTASVEQLEAIAARIEAVRRLQQEK